The Faecalibacter bovis genome includes the window ATGTAACTCCAACATCGCAAACTCCGACTTACGAACATTCTTTGGCTGCTATTGTACAGACAATGACGTATGTAACTCCAGTTTATGAAAATGATTTATCTATTACTTTCGAGTTAGTTAATGGTTTAGAACCTGTAACTTATCTTACTGCAGAAAGTGATCCATATTCATCTGACTTAAATGGTGAGACACAAGTATTATTAGATACACATGTCGGCGCTGAAAATTATGATGTAGGTATGTTATTTACACAGAAAACAGGAGGTGGAAATGCAGGTGCTATCGGTTCTGTTTGTAATGATACAATAAAAGGGTCAGCATATTCAGGAGGAATTAATTACGGTTATCCGGTTTTTGCTTACGTTGTTGCTCACGAAATGGGTCACCAATTTGGAGCAAATCATACACATGCTAGAAATGAAGGAAGAGGTGCTAACAGAGAAATCGGAAGTGGTGAGTCAATCATGGGTTATGCTGGTGTTACAGGAACACACGATGTTACAACTCAAGAATTTACTTTAGGACAATTCCACCATTTCAATTTAACTCAAATCAATAGTTATTTAGCGAATCAAACTTGTGGATATTCTTCTCCGTCAACAAATACACCACCTGTGGCAGATGTTGGAAGTAGAACTACTTACCAAATACCTAAAGGTACAGCTGTAAAATTAGTTGGATCTGCAACTGATGCTGATGGTGATACATTAACATATTCTTGGGAACAATCGAACCCATTGACTACAAATACTGGAAGCAACTTCAAAAACTCAAGTAGTTTTAATACAGATGGTGCAAATTTCAGAATTAAACAACATTCAACAGATCCTGTTGGTTACTTCCCTCCATTACAACAAGTTTTAAATGGAAATTTAAGAACTACTTGGAATACTGTATCTGACGTTCAAAAAAATATGATTTTTGCATTTCAAGTGCGCGATAATAATCCACAAGGAGGACAAATTGATGCTAAAAATGTAAGTTTATTAATTAGAAACGTAGGACCATTTCAAATTACTGGTATTGATTTAAATCAAACTTTAATTCCTGGTGAACCATTCAACTTAACTTGGGATGTAGCTGGTACAGATGCGAATGGAATTAACGTTCAGAATGTTGCAATTAAATTAACAACTGATAAAGGACAAACGTTTACAACTTTAGTAGAAAGTACTCCAAATAACGGACAAGCTTCTATTACAATTCCTAGCGACATCAGTGCAGAAAGTGCTAACATCATTGTAGAAGCTATAGGGAATGTTTTCTATGCTGCGAGTCCAGAAGTTGCTATTAATTATGAAATTTCATTAGACTGTCAAACAATTGAAACATCTACAACCTACAATATTCCAGATCGTGTTGGTACACAAAATGGAGCAGTATTAGTTAATTTGCCTGCAAACACAGGATATACTGGTACAATTGAAGATCTTTCTGTTAAAACAGATATTACACATCCAAATTCTAATCAATTAAGTTTATATTTCATGAAAGTGAACACAGATCGTTCATATATAAATTTATACAACAGATCTTGTGATTCTTCTGTTCCTAATGTAAACTTCATTTTTAGTAGTAAAGGTGGAAATTTATATGATAATTGTGGTGTAGATTTCGCACACGTTACTGGAACAACAGTAGATTTTAACAATTACATTGGTGCAAATGTGAGAGGAACTTATCGTTTAATTGTAAATGATAACGTAGCCGGACTTACAGGTACGATTAATAAAGTTACGATCGAAGCTTGTAGCAGAACAGCAACTACATTAAGTGTAGGTGATTTAGTTAAGAATAAAGAATTCGGAATTTTCCCTAATCCAAACAATGGAAACTTCAACATTCGTTTAGAAACTAAAGCTCCAAACTTTACAGCAGACATCTTAAATATGGCTGGACAAACAGTTTCAACTCAAAAAATCAATACAACATCTACAAGTGTTAGCGATTACAGAGTTAATGTTTCACATCTACCAAAAGGTGTTTACATCGTAAATGTAAATGATGGAAACCAAACACAATCTAAAAAATTAATCATTAAATAAGATTTAATTTATAACTTTAAAAAACCTCAGCTTACTGAGGTTTTTTTTATTTTAAAAATTTTCAAAATGAAGAATATAATCATCATTATTACAATTGTACTTGTCTTATTTTTAATTAACTGTACAACTAATAAAACAGCGATAGAAAATCAACAAAAAGATATTTCTACCAATGAAGTACTTGTTACTTTAAGAGAAAATACGTTAGCAAAATATGATTCAATTCAATTGATTAATTCTAGTGATGAATATTATTCAATTACCAATGCAATCAACGAAATAAGAATGCCAGGTATTGAATTTAAAGAAGTTAATTTTGATAAAAATTCTGTGGTATTAATTAATATGATGGCAGAAAATTACAGCGATTTCGAGATCTACTCTAAAACGGAAAAAAACGCTACAACCCTATTTTATTCGGGCATACATTATAAAGAAAATCAAATTCATTTAAATAACCTTCGATTAATTAAGTTAGTTGAAATCCCAAAAACAAATAAAATAGTATCTTTCAAACCTATGCATTAATAAAGTGTAACAAATCCATTAAAATATCATCTAATAATCAAAATCGTTTAATGAAAAAGTCAATTTTATATATCTCAACTGCTTTTGCTTTTACATTCAGTACGTTTGCAACAGCACAAATAATGACTCAACCACCGAGTTATAACGAAAATCAAAAAGATCCTTTAAAAATTTATCGCGCCGAAGAAGAACGAATTAATAATTTAGTTCATACTAAATTGGATTTAAAGTTCGACTATGCAAAACAGCACGCTTTAGGAGAAGCTTGGATTACGTTAAAACCTCATTTTTATGCAACAAATAAATTAACATTAGATGCTAAAGCTATGTTGATTCATGAAGTTGCTTTAGTCCAAGGAACAACAAAAAAGAAATTAAACTTTTCTAATGATGATAATCAATTATATATTGATTTAGATAAAGAATACAAAAAAGACCAAGAATATACGGTTTACATCAAATATACAGCTCGTCCAAACGAAGTTAAACAACAAGGAAGTGCAGCTATAAGCGATGCGAAAGGGTTATATTTTATCAATCCTGATGGTTCTGAACCTAATAAACCAACACAAATTTGGACTCAAGGAGAAACTGAAGCATCTTCTTGTTGGTTCCCGACAATTGATAGTCCAAATCAAAAAACTTCGCAAGAAATTTATTTAACTTATCCTGATAAATACGTTTCCTTATCAAATGGTTTACTAAAATCTTCGAAAAAAAATTCGGACGGAACAAAAACTGATTATTGGAAATTTGATTTCAAACATGCTCCTTATTTGTTTTTCGTTGGTATCGGAGATTATGCCGTTATCAAAGATAAATGGAAAAATATAGAGGTGGATTATTTTGTGGAACCTGAATACAAAGATTACGCAAAAGATATTTTTGGAATGACTCCAGATATGATTACGTACTTTTCTAATTTATTAGATTATCCGTATCCATGGGACAAATACCACCAAATGACGGCACGCGATTACGTTTCTGGTGCAATGGAAAATACTGGTGCAGTTTTATTTTATGATGCTGTTCAGCAAAAACCAGGACAATTAATTGATGAAAATACTGCTGAAGCGATTATAGCGCATGAATTATTTCACCATTGGTTCGGAGATTTAGTCACTACCGAAAGTTGGGCAAATTTAACGGTTAACGAATCTTTCGCTAATTACTCAGAATACTTATGGTTTGAGCATCGTTATGGAAAAGAATTCGCTGATAAACATCGTTTTGAAGATATTAGAGGGTATAAAATGGGAGACAATTTTGAAAAAAAATTAGTTCGTCCACATTATAATTCTCGCGAAGATATGTTTGATGCTGTATCTTACAACAAAGGTGGAGCAATATTACACATGTTACGAAATTTCTTAGGTGATGAAGCTTTTTTTAAAGGGTTAAATCACTATTTAGTTTCCAATAAATACAAAGCTGCAGAATCTGTTCATTTACGTTTAGCGTTAGAGGAAGTTTCTGGTCGAGATTTAAATTGGTTCTTTAATCAATGGTTCAATTCCAACGGTCATCCAAAATTAACAATTGCTTACGATTACAATGCCACAACTAAAAAAGTTAAGGCGACGGTAAAACAAGATCCAAAATTAATGTTCGAATTTCCAATTGCTTTCGACGTTGTCGAAAACGGAATTGCTAAACGTCATTATGTTTGGGTAGGAAAATCTGTAGAAAATTCATTTGAATTTGATGCTACTAAAAAGCCTGATGTAGTAATTCCTAATGCTGATCAAGTTTTATTAGCTGATATTAATGATAACAAATCTATTGAAGAATTTATTGCACAATATAATGCTGGTAAAGGTCAATTCGACACGCGTCGTTTAGCTGTTGAAGCTTTTATTAACGCACAAGCTACCAACCCTAAAGCATTAGACGCATTAGTCCATGCATTAAGTGATTCATTCCACGGAATTAGAAGTATCGCCATTCAAGGTTTAGATCCGAAATCTCCAAAAACGATGGAGAAAGCGAAAGCTAAATTGTTAGAAATCGCTGCAAAAGATCCAAAAACTAAGACTCAAGGAGATGCATTAGAACTTCTAAATACCGCAGATATTTTTGATCAAACAGTATTTACAACAGCTTCACAGAGCAAATCTTTTCGCGTTCAAGGTGCAGCAATTGCTGGAATTTTAAAACAAAATCCAAGTGCAATCCATCAATTTAATACCATTAGTGATGATGTTATAAAATCTAGTGACGCTTTGGTTACGCAATTTTTACCGTTATGGATTAAAAATAATCAATTAGATAAAGCTAAGTTAATTGGAGAAAATGCTGCATTTTACGAATTATTAAAGTTTCAAGATCCTGCTGCTGGAAAAACTTACGAAGAAGCATTCAAATGGATAATGTCTAATGATACCGCAGAAGCAACTTCCTCTATTACAGCTACATTTACACGTTATTACAGCTATTTTAAAAATGAAAATCCGATGATTTCAAATTTAATTAAGCAAACTGCAACTAAAGGATTAGCTTTAAAAGTAGAAGCATTAAAAAAACAAAATAACAAATCGATAGAAAAACAGGTTAACGCATTAAAAAATGCTATCGATAAAATGAAATAATTATATATTTTTATATATTTATAAAGCTATTCTCGCGAGGGAATAGCTTTTTTAGCCTTATAAAGTAACATATGATGAAACTTATAGTAGCCAAAGCAAGCAATAATGTTATTGGAGATAATAACAACTTAATTTGGCATTTACCTAACGACTTAAAACATTTTAAGAATTTAACTACGGATCACCCTATTGTAATGGGACGTAAAACTTACGAATCTTTAGGAAGACCTCTTCCAAATCGAACTAATATCATCATCACACGAGATAAAAATTTTAAAGATGACAAAGTTGTAATTACTCATTCTTTAAATGAAGCTATTAAAAAAGCTGAAGAGATTAACAACGATTTTTTTATCATTGGTGGCGGAGAAATCTATAAACAATCGATGCTTTTAGCTGACGAATTATACATTACAGAAGTTCATCACGAGTTTGAGGGTGATACTTATTTCCCAGAAATAGATGAAGAGAAATTTGAAGAAATTAGTCGTGAAAATCACGTTAAAGACGAAAAACACGAATATTCTTATTCCTTTGTAACTTATAAACGAATCGAAGATTAAGCTTTTAATCAGTTAAATAGTTCTATCGGAATATTTCTTAAAATCCCAAATAATAGGATGATTACTATAATTACAATTAAGAAATATTTATTGGCAAGAAATGGTAAACGAACTGATTTATCAAAAATAAAATTATAAATCAGAAGTGCAATTACAACCAAAATCAGTGGAGAAAACAGAACAAATAATGCATTAAAACGGAAAGCTTCTGCAATTTCTAAATGTAATAAATGATGTATTGCTCTTTGTGTTCCACATCCTGGACAATCAATATTGAATAAAAAATTTGACGGACAACGCAAAAAAAATGAATTATTATCCGAAGGATTATTCTGATAAAAGTAAAAAATTAATGCTCCACCTAATAAAAGGATGGAGCATATTTTTATTAAAATATTTTTATTTCTTTTTGCTGATTCCATAACCTTATTGAGGTTTAAAACTACAATAAAACTTCTAAAGAATCAACTCGCTATAAATTAAAAGGAAGGTTAAATAACCTTCCTTTTTTATATTAATGTGAAATATTTTCAACTGCTTTTGGATCGTGTTTATGTTTAAACAATACTGCGAAAAATACAGCAATTATTAAAGCATAAATTGCAAAAGAAATCCAGATGTTATGCCAATCTTTAAACATTAAAGGATTATCAAAAACACCATTAGAAATTGTAATTCCTCTTTCTTTTACAAAATCAATCATTAAATTATTGTCTGGAGTTGTATCTAAAAATTGAGCTAACTCTGATGTGTTATTGAAAGATTTCGTGAAGTATTTATCAATTAACCAACCTGAAGTTAAACTTCCAAAAACTGCTCCGAATCCGTTTGTCATCATCATAAATAAACCTTGAGCTGATGATCTCATTTTAGAATCAGTTGTCGTTTCAACAAATAATGATCCTGAAATATTAAAGAAATCGAAAGCCATTCCGTAAACGATACACGATAAAATAATCATCCATAAATTTCCAGCCGGATCTGAGAATCCTAATAAACCGAAACGTAAAACCCATGCTAACATCGAAATTAACATCACGTTTTTGATACCGTATCTTTTAAGGAAAAATGGAATTGCTAAAATAAATAATGTCTCAGAAACTTGAGAAATAGACATGATAATTGTAGAATACTTTACAACAAAAGAATCTGCATATTTAGGAAAATGTTTAAACTCGTCTAAGAAAACATCACCATAAGCATTTGTTAATTGTAAAGCTCCACCTAAGAACATTGCGAAGATGAAGAATAATGCCATTTTGTAATTCGCAAATAATTTAAAGGCATCTAAACCTAAAATTTGTGTTATACTTGCGTTCTCGTCAATTGTTTTTTGTGGTTTACAAGGAGGCATTGTGAAGAATGCGTATAAACCTAAAACTGCTGCTGCAACACCTGCAATGTAAAATTGCACTTCTGTTGCTTTATTTCCTGTTAGATTCGTAATCCACATTGCTACGATAAATCCGACAGTACCCCATACACGAATCGGCGGGAAATCTTTTACAACATCGTAATTATTCGATTTTAAAACCGTATATGAAATCGAATTGTTTAATGCAATTGTCGGCATATAACATGCCATTGCTAAAAGCATCACCCAG containing:
- a CDS encoding zinc-dependent metalloprotease, encoding MKRNLFCIGLILSTFTTSISAQENNSFIPSEIAIKNKVVDLSNVERVITQSINAKSQQFSIKLPSIDAAKTEQFILVERQLLSEELQQKYPSIKSYTGYSTSNPNKRISLSYSPTKGINSIVYDSNEKYIIEKIGDNYEIFTKETFPRLNDFNCGDVETLTTEPRTNILNNPATYRKYRLAVVTDYEFNRYVTPTSQTPTYEHSLAAIVQTMTYVTPVYENDLSITFELVNGLEPVTYLTAESDPYSSDLNGETQVLLDTHVGAENYDVGMLFTQKTGGGNAGAIGSVCNDTIKGSAYSGGINYGYPVFAYVVAHEMGHQFGANHTHARNEGRGANREIGSGESIMGYAGVTGTHDVTTQEFTLGQFHHFNLTQINSYLANQTCGYSSPSTNTPPVADVGSRTTYQIPKGTAVKLVGSATDADGDTLTYSWEQSNPLTTNTGSNFKNSSSFNTDGANFRIKQHSTDPVGYFPPLQQVLNGNLRTTWNTVSDVQKNMIFAFQVRDNNPQGGQIDAKNVSLLIRNVGPFQITGIDLNQTLIPGEPFNLTWDVAGTDANGINVQNVAIKLTTDKGQTFTTLVESTPNNGQASITIPSDISAESANIIVEAIGNVFYAASPEVAINYEISLDCQTIETSTTYNIPDRVGTQNGAVLVNLPANTGYTGTIEDLSVKTDITHPNSNQLSLYFMKVNTDRSYINLYNRSCDSSVPNVNFIFSSKGGNLYDNCGVDFAHVTGTTVDFNNYIGANVRGTYRLIVNDNVAGLTGTINKVTIEACSRTATTLSVGDLVKNKEFGIFPNPNNGNFNIRLETKAPNFTADILNMAGQTVSTQKINTTSTSVSDYRVNVSHLPKGVYIVNVNDGNQTQSKKLIIK
- a CDS encoding M1 family metallopeptidase; the protein is MKKSILYISTAFAFTFSTFATAQIMTQPPSYNENQKDPLKIYRAEEERINNLVHTKLDLKFDYAKQHALGEAWITLKPHFYATNKLTLDAKAMLIHEVALVQGTTKKKLNFSNDDNQLYIDLDKEYKKDQEYTVYIKYTARPNEVKQQGSAAISDAKGLYFINPDGSEPNKPTQIWTQGETEASSCWFPTIDSPNQKTSQEIYLTYPDKYVSLSNGLLKSSKKNSDGTKTDYWKFDFKHAPYLFFVGIGDYAVIKDKWKNIEVDYFVEPEYKDYAKDIFGMTPDMITYFSNLLDYPYPWDKYHQMTARDYVSGAMENTGAVLFYDAVQQKPGQLIDENTAEAIIAHELFHHWFGDLVTTESWANLTVNESFANYSEYLWFEHRYGKEFADKHRFEDIRGYKMGDNFEKKLVRPHYNSREDMFDAVSYNKGGAILHMLRNFLGDEAFFKGLNHYLVSNKYKAAESVHLRLALEEVSGRDLNWFFNQWFNSNGHPKLTIAYDYNATTKKVKATVKQDPKLMFEFPIAFDVVENGIAKRHYVWVGKSVENSFEFDATKKPDVVIPNADQVLLADINDNKSIEEFIAQYNAGKGQFDTRRLAVEAFINAQATNPKALDALVHALSDSFHGIRSIAIQGLDPKSPKTMEKAKAKLLEIAAKDPKTKTQGDALELLNTADIFDQTVFTTASQSKSFRVQGAAIAGILKQNPSAIHQFNTISDDVIKSSDALVTQFLPLWIKNNQLDKAKLIGENAAFYELLKFQDPAAGKTYEEAFKWIMSNDTAEATSSITATFTRYYSYFKNENPMISNLIKQTATKGLALKVEALKKQNNKSIEKQVNALKNAIDKMK
- a CDS encoding dihydrofolate reductase, giving the protein MMKLIVAKASNNVIGDNNNLIWHLPNDLKHFKNLTTDHPIVMGRKTYESLGRPLPNRTNIIITRDKNFKDDKVVITHSLNEAIKKAEEINNDFFIIGGGEIYKQSMLLADELYITEVHHEFEGDTYFPEIDEEKFEEISRENHVKDEKHEYSYSFVTYKRIED
- a CDS encoding DUF2752 domain-containing protein, which gives rise to MESAKRNKNILIKICSILLLGGALIFYFYQNNPSDNNSFFLRCPSNFLFNIDCPGCGTQRAIHHLLHLEIAEAFRFNALFVLFSPLILVVIALLIYNFIFDKSVRLPFLANKYFLIVIIVIILLFGILRNIPIELFN
- a CDS encoding nucleoside permease, which codes for MSLKIRLTIMNFLQLFVWGAWLITIANYWFGTKQWDGTKFGLIFATMGFASLIMPTITGIIADRWVNAEKLYGVLHIAYAAVLFYIPQVADPNTFFWVMLLAMACYMPTIALNNSISYTVLKSNNYDVVKDFPPIRVWGTVGFIVAMWITNLTGNKATEVQFYIAGVAAAVLGLYAFFTMPPCKPQKTIDENASITQILGLDAFKLFANYKMALFFIFAMFLGGALQLTNAYGDVFLDEFKHFPKYADSFVVKYSTIIMSISQVSETLFILAIPFFLKRYGIKNVMLISMLAWVLRFGLLGFSDPAGNLWMIILSCIVYGMAFDFFNISGSLFVETTTDSKMRSSAQGLFMMMTNGFGAVFGSLTSGWLIDKYFTKSFNNTSELAQFLDTTPDNNLMIDFVKERGITISNGVFDNPLMFKDWHNIWISFAIYALIIAVFFAVLFKHKHDPKAVENISH